The following proteins come from a genomic window of Sphingomonas oryzagri:
- a CDS encoding restriction endonuclease produces the protein MPLAKGIEDFDAGRTAPDVTALDFANLLAHKDAILGIYRGDPSFLTRPYAVATGHGGALRCAPAQANALFAKLIEAEVPWMAFQVDRYFPEWSDVTFRSEAGEPALVVLADRRKDRTFWDGRNPLAYGLIDLTLYFVHLLNIYVPNAPVLKNVYAVNVHEDAIGRQNESHARAAVEKVVQRFLPASGDDGALRLRDLVRLIKADLLRPAPRLNRGLAFEQECMNRLSAAGFEVRATPASGDFGADIIAQKDDLSYAIQCKDTSKPVGVKAVQEAIGARTHYKLDFAVVCAVAGFTDAAVELAASAKVIICNAEQLARRLDAV, from the coding sequence ATGCCGCTCGCGAAGGGGATTGAGGATTTCGACGCCGGGCGCACCGCGCCGGACGTCACCGCCCTCGATTTCGCCAACCTGCTCGCGCACAAGGACGCGATACTCGGCATCTATCGAGGCGATCCGTCCTTCCTCACCCGACCATACGCTGTGGCCACCGGTCATGGGGGCGCTCTCCGCTGCGCACCGGCGCAGGCAAACGCGCTCTTCGCGAAGCTGATCGAGGCAGAGGTTCCCTGGATGGCCTTCCAGGTCGATCGCTACTTCCCCGAATGGTCCGACGTGACGTTCCGATCCGAAGCCGGCGAACCCGCACTGGTCGTGCTCGCCGACAGGCGGAAGGACCGCACCTTCTGGGATGGCCGCAATCCACTCGCCTACGGCCTCATCGACCTAACGCTGTACTTTGTCCACCTTCTCAACATCTATGTCCCGAACGCTCCCGTCCTGAAGAACGTCTACGCCGTGAACGTCCATGAGGACGCGATCGGACGACAGAACGAATCTCATGCCCGCGCCGCCGTCGAAAAGGTCGTGCAGAGATTCCTCCCGGCGTCCGGCGACGATGGCGCTCTGCGTCTCCGCGACCTCGTCCGACTCATAAAGGCCGATCTCCTCCGGCCCGCTCCAAGGCTCAATCGCGGCCTCGCGTTCGAGCAGGAATGCATGAATCGTCTGAGCGCAGCCGGCTTCGAAGTTCGGGCCACGCCGGCGAGTGGAGACTTCGGCGCGGACATCATCGCCCAGAAGGACGATCTCTCCTATGCGATCCAATGCAAGGATACGTCCAAACCGGTAGGGGTGAAGGCCGTTCAGGAGGCCATCGGTGCGCGAACCCACTACAAGCTGGATTTCGCGGTCGTCTGCGCGGTGGCCGGCTTCACGGACGCCGCCGTCGAGCTCGCGGCCTCCGCCAAGGTGATAATATGCAACGCGGAGCAGCTGGCCCGGCGACTCGACGCGGTGTGA
- a CDS encoding WYL domain-containing protein has protein sequence METDDLKPAIRTRLAWLDQCFAWRGQANRSDLIERFGISPAQAAIDFRVYLAKCREPAPFYDTVRKAYVASDRHVGLAEPGDAPPMLDVVASGAGRRFEALPSPSRLCPASVVRHLYQAMELGRRIEIDYASMSTGDRQTQWIAPARIGFDGERIHFRAWSYRHGEWRDYLPVRVSEASSFATEAPPDALPIDEQWETRVRIELRPRSDLSPEQQKAVRLEYGFEGDFLVVETNEALAFYVDRRWGLDLPGSRLERRDRDPAPSSRTGPTAHAAREGD, from the coding sequence ATGGAGACCGACGATCTCAAACCCGCGATCAGGACGCGATTGGCTTGGCTCGACCAGTGCTTCGCATGGAGGGGGCAGGCGAACCGCAGTGACCTGATCGAGCGCTTTGGCATCTCGCCGGCACAGGCCGCCATCGACTTCCGCGTCTACCTCGCGAAGTGCCGTGAACCAGCTCCGTTCTACGACACGGTCCGCAAGGCCTACGTCGCCTCCGACCGCCATGTCGGCCTCGCCGAACCCGGCGACGCCCCTCCGATGCTCGACGTGGTGGCCAGCGGAGCGGGCCGTCGGTTCGAGGCGCTTCCCTCGCCGTCGCGCCTTTGTCCTGCCTCCGTCGTGCGTCATCTCTATCAGGCGATGGAGCTCGGCCGTCGGATCGAGATCGACTACGCGTCGATGAGCACCGGCGACCGACAGACCCAGTGGATCGCACCAGCGCGGATCGGCTTCGACGGTGAGCGCATCCACTTTCGCGCATGGAGCTATCGACACGGCGAGTGGCGCGACTATCTGCCGGTCCGGGTGTCCGAGGCCAGCAGCTTCGCAACGGAGGCGCCACCGGATGCCCTGCCGATCGACGAGCAATGGGAGACCCGCGTCCGGATCGAGCTGCGTCCCAGGTCCGACCTCTCGCCGGAACAGCAGAAGGCCGTGCGCCTCGAATACGGGTTCGAAGGCGACTTCCTCGTCGTCGAGACGAACGAGGCGCTGGCCTTCTACGTCGATCGCAGATGGGGACTCGATCTTCCCGGCTCCCGCCTGGAACGGCGTGACCGCGACCCCGCTCCCTCATCACGAACAGGACCGACAGCCCATGCCGCTCGCGAAGGGGATTGA
- a CDS encoding exonuclease SbcCD subunit D, producing the protein MRILHTSDWHLGRQFHGASLDEDHDAVLAQVEAAIAEHAPDVLVIAGDIFDRATPPQSALRRFGDFVQRVGATCGTAIVLIAGNHDSAAQIGMMGVLADPERSLVRGPLDPEERPLLLEDEFGPVAISALPFSYEFAARACYANDAISCPADVLAEQIASARRHVPAGARWVVVAHAFVEGASTSEGERPLTRAVGGIETVPASVFVGAHYVALGHLHRPQAVGAGHVRYSGAPLAFGFDEEGHGKSMTLVDMAADGSIVTTALPIVPRRNVRTLRGKLAELLAAPEGSSDLVSVVLTDETPQIDPMKRLRKLYPHAVQLSYERHESAGARSLRDGRAALERPQDVIASFMGFVREKPMTEAEGSLVVEALADLAIAGEEA; encoded by the coding sequence ATGCGGATCCTCCATACTAGCGACTGGCATCTCGGACGCCAGTTCCACGGGGCGTCCCTGGACGAGGATCATGACGCCGTCCTCGCGCAGGTCGAGGCGGCGATCGCCGAGCACGCGCCCGACGTTCTGGTCATCGCCGGCGACATCTTCGACCGGGCGACGCCGCCTCAGTCGGCGCTGCGCCGCTTCGGCGACTTCGTCCAGCGCGTCGGCGCGACGTGCGGAACCGCCATCGTGCTGATCGCCGGCAACCACGACTCCGCCGCGCAGATCGGCATGATGGGCGTGCTGGCCGATCCGGAGCGGTCGCTCGTGCGCGGCCCCCTTGATCCGGAAGAGCGGCCGCTGCTGCTCGAGGACGAGTTCGGTCCGGTGGCCATATCGGCCCTGCCCTTCTCCTACGAGTTCGCGGCGCGCGCCTGCTATGCGAACGACGCCATATCGTGCCCGGCGGACGTGCTGGCCGAACAGATCGCGAGCGCGCGACGTCATGTGCCGGCCGGTGCACGGTGGGTCGTCGTCGCGCACGCCTTCGTGGAGGGCGCATCGACCAGCGAGGGCGAGCGACCCTTGACCCGCGCAGTCGGCGGGATCGAGACGGTCCCCGCTTCGGTCTTCGTCGGTGCTCACTATGTCGCCCTCGGCCATCTCCACCGTCCGCAGGCGGTCGGGGCCGGGCACGTCCGCTACTCGGGCGCGCCGTTGGCATTCGGCTTCGACGAGGAGGGTCACGGGAAGTCGATGACGCTCGTCGACATGGCGGCCGACGGCTCGATCGTGACGACGGCGCTGCCAATCGTTCCCCGACGGAACGTCAGGACTCTGCGCGGCAAGCTCGCCGAGCTGCTCGCGGCACCCGAGGGGTCGAGCGATCTGGTGAGCGTCGTGCTCACTGACGAGACGCCGCAGATCGATCCGATGAAGCGGTTGCGCAAGTTGTATCCCCATGCCGTCCAGCTCTCCTACGAGAGACACGAGAGCGCCGGCGCGCGAAGCCTTCGGGACGGGCGCGCGGCGCTTGAGCGGCCGCAGGACGTCATCGCCAGCTTCATGGGCTTCGTGCGGGAGAAGCCGATGACGGAAGCGGAGGGATCGCTCGTCGTCGAGGCGCTGGCCGACCTCGCGATCGCGGGAGAGGAGGCATGA